From a single Marinobacter sp. SS13-12 genomic region:
- a CDS encoding CPBP family intramembrane glutamic endopeptidase: MAHAGKRPQISPRTALMFQGGIGVVGLAAIALFGIPVYYNGVSPATALFWGLAGSVATYAVILLVSRLPGLVRDSLESQLEQLHRFASDYSWTVLIALSVFAGVGEELLFRGAIQGWLAQHVHDAVAILLASLLFGLVHYLSFTYFVLATGLGMTLGTVYATTDSLVLVMVWHGVYDMIALYCLRRFPEWFGVRVG, translated from the coding sequence GTGGCCCATGCTGGTAAACGCCCGCAGATTTCGCCTCGCACGGCGTTGATGTTCCAGGGCGGCATCGGGGTGGTGGGGCTGGCGGCCATCGCCTTGTTTGGAATTCCCGTCTATTACAATGGTGTGAGCCCCGCCACTGCGCTGTTCTGGGGGCTGGCCGGAAGTGTGGCGACCTATGCTGTGATCCTGCTGGTGAGCCGTCTGCCCGGTCTGGTCCGCGATTCGCTGGAATCCCAGCTCGAGCAATTACACCGGTTCGCGAGTGATTATTCCTGGACTGTCCTGATTGCCCTCTCGGTCTTTGCCGGCGTAGGAGAGGAGTTGCTTTTCAGGGGTGCGATCCAGGGCTGGCTGGCCCAGCATGTGCACGATGCAGTAGCAATCTTGTTGGCTTCGTTGCTATTCGGGCTGGTGCACTATCTGTCATTTACCTATTTTGTATTGGCCACCGGGCTGGGTATGACATTAGGAACGGTCTATGCAACGACCGACAGCCTGGTCCTGGTGATGGTCTGGCACGGTGTATACGACATGATTGCCCTGTATTGTCTGCGCCGGTTTCCGGAATGGTTCGGGGTGCGGGTTGGATAA
- the thpR gene encoding RNA 2',3'-cyclic phosphodiesterase, with product MDKPAKLRLFFGLEIPEPVKQRLLSIQQPVADARWQRADQLHLTLAFLGSVEAQKLPDICDAARKLAVEPFDLTVTGIGCFGHPDRPKNLWAGVQPVNELARLHDELCQRLAACGFGPEKRTFRPHITLSRFSKEPGSVRQLLLEHQAVQAGTFSVNQFALFESVCGGQGSAYQIIERIPLAGPE from the coding sequence TTGGATAAGCCAGCGAAGCTTCGCCTGTTCTTCGGGCTGGAAATTCCGGAACCGGTCAAACAGCGGTTACTGTCGATTCAGCAGCCGGTAGCGGATGCCCGCTGGCAGCGAGCGGACCAGTTGCATCTGACACTGGCGTTTCTCGGCAGTGTAGAGGCGCAAAAGCTCCCGGACATTTGTGATGCGGCCCGGAAGCTTGCCGTTGAGCCCTTTGATCTTACCGTGACCGGGATTGGTTGTTTTGGTCACCCCGACCGCCCGAAGAATCTCTGGGCAGGTGTGCAGCCGGTGAATGAGTTGGCCAGGTTGCATGATGAACTCTGTCAAAGACTGGCAGCGTGTGGATTCGGGCCAGAGAAGCGTACTTTCCGACCGCATATTACGCTCTCCCGTTTCAGTAAGGAGCCCGGTTCGGTGCGGCAATTGTTGCTAGAGCACCAGGCTGTCCAGGCCGGTACGTTTTCCGTGAATCAGTTTGCGTTGTTCGAGAGCGTCTGTGGAGGGCAGGGGTCCGCTTATCAAATCATCGAAAGGATTCCGCTGGCGGGACCAGAGTGA
- a CDS encoding thioesterase family protein, which produces MFYYEVEPRFSDTDALGHINNTVYPVWFEQARTPVFRIFHPSLTPEGWPLILARMEIDLKAQCYWATPVEVRSGIGKIGNSSFEVIQEAWQNGALVARGVTVLIHFDYETQKSVPVPDEIRNQLTGHVFEE; this is translated from the coding sequence ATGTTCTACTACGAAGTTGAGCCACGATTCAGCGATACTGATGCGCTCGGTCATATCAATAATACCGTCTATCCGGTCTGGTTCGAGCAGGCCAGAACCCCGGTTTTCCGGATCTTCCATCCGTCCCTGACCCCTGAAGGCTGGCCCCTGATCCTTGCCAGAATGGAAATAGACCTGAAGGCACAGTGCTACTGGGCAACTCCGGTAGAGGTGCGCTCTGGTATCGGAAAGATCGGCAACTCGTCTTTCGAGGTTATTCAGGAAGCCTGGCAGAACGGCGCGCTGGTGGCCCGTGGCGTAACCGTGCTGATCCATTTCGATTACGAGACGCAGAAGTCCGTTCCTGTCCCCGACGAGATTCGTAACCAGCTTACCGGGCACGTTTTCGAGGAATAG
- a CDS encoding PaaI family thioesterase: MDSFNKNEVERIFSSAPFIADLGLEPVSIESGECRSRLVLEKRHLQQDGFVHFGVQATVADHTAGAAGASMAKPGQIVLTSDFSLKLLRSAKGTHLECIATVLKAGSSLTVVESEVFCGTADDMRLVSKATVTLAVVSPRQAPR; encoded by the coding sequence ATGGACAGCTTTAATAAAAACGAAGTGGAACGCATTTTCTCATCAGCACCGTTCATCGCCGATCTGGGCCTTGAACCGGTCTCCATCGAATCCGGAGAATGTCGCTCCAGACTGGTGCTTGAGAAAAGGCATCTGCAGCAGGATGGCTTTGTTCACTTTGGGGTGCAGGCCACGGTGGCGGACCATACTGCTGGTGCGGCAGGCGCCTCCATGGCAAAGCCCGGGCAGATTGTGCTTACGTCGGATTTCTCGCTGAAGTTGCTGCGGTCGGCAAAAGGCACCCACCTTGAATGTATTGCTACCGTGCTCAAGGCGGGGTCCTCCCTGACCGTCGTGGAGTCAGAGGTGTTTTGTGGTACGGCTGATGATATGCGGCTTGTTTCCAAGGCAACCGTTACGCTTGCTGTCGTCAGCCCCCGTCAAGCTCCCCGATAG
- a CDS encoding diguanylate cyclase, with translation MKPAIPPENFIELLLDAIFVVDRDGYVRYVSAASERVFGYLPKEMIGQPILDFVHPEDRKKTRQAVNEILQGELKPNFENRYVRKDGSIARIMWSARWSEEEQVRVAVARDVTERRRSEAMQAAMYAISEAANSPDSLPAMYQRIHRVVDDLLVAPGFMDAIAEPNGEALNIPDTEKDRELLEFVRVQVAAAVERKQMHSQLELMANYDQLTGLPNRRLFMDRIHKALEHAARAKGNLAVLYLDLNNFKEVNDTYGHEAGDEVLRTMAERLAQCVRAADTVGRLGGDEFIVLLDTIAQPDDAFSVAEKVHAALSEPYELSMANLTLIPSIGIAVYPEHGEEPETLIRHADGAMYRVKKGER, from the coding sequence ATGAAACCCGCCATCCCACCGGAGAACTTTATAGAACTCTTGCTGGACGCGATCTTTGTGGTCGACCGTGATGGCTATGTTCGATATGTCAGCGCAGCCAGTGAACGGGTTTTTGGTTATCTGCCCAAGGAGATGATTGGCCAGCCCATTCTCGATTTTGTTCATCCGGAAGACCGGAAGAAAACCCGGCAAGCCGTGAATGAGATCCTGCAGGGTGAGTTGAAACCCAATTTCGAAAACCGCTATGTCCGCAAGGATGGCTCGATTGCCCGAATCATGTGGTCTGCCCGCTGGTCAGAGGAAGAGCAGGTCCGGGTCGCTGTGGCTCGGGATGTGACTGAGCGCAGGCGGTCGGAAGCCATGCAGGCGGCCATGTATGCGATATCTGAGGCTGCGAACAGTCCGGACAGTTTACCGGCCATGTACCAGCGAATTCACAGGGTGGTCGATGACTTACTGGTGGCTCCTGGCTTTATGGATGCGATTGCTGAACCGAACGGCGAGGCGCTGAACATTCCTGATACCGAGAAGGACCGGGAGTTGCTCGAGTTTGTCAGAGTGCAGGTTGCGGCGGCCGTAGAGCGCAAGCAGATGCATTCCCAGCTGGAATTGATGGCCAACTATGATCAGCTGACAGGCCTGCCCAACCGTCGACTGTTTATGGACCGGATTCACAAAGCGCTGGAGCATGCGGCCAGGGCCAAGGGCAACCTGGCTGTGCTTTATCTGGACCTGAACAATTTCAAGGAGGTCAACGATACCTACGGCCATGAAGCTGGCGACGAGGTTTTACGGACGATGGCTGAGCGGCTGGCGCAATGTGTGCGGGCGGCTGATACCGTGGGTCGCCTCGGTGGTGATGAATTCATCGTATTGCTCGACACCATTGCACAACCGGACGACGCGTTCAGTGTCGCTGAAAAAGTACACGCCGCACTCAGTGAACCCTATGAGTTGTCCATGGCAAACCTGACCCTGATCCCCAGTATCGGCATCGCCGTATACCCGGAACATGGTGAGGAGCCTGAAACGCTGATTCGCCACGCGGACGGCGCTATGTATCGGGTGAAGAAGGGGGAGAGGTGA
- a CDS encoding serine hydrolase — protein sequence MALTTSARTETSAPLFPGLAEQAAGLERLHSLVIAVDGEPVFSQAFRGPGTDKPANIKSLSKTVLSAVVGIAIDRGVFASVDQPIAEILDVPATASKRVNEVTIGNLLSMQAGLQRTSGRYYGEWVNSENWVDYALSRPFVAEPGAEMLYSTGSYHLLSAALTENTGRSTLAVTRDWLGEPLGIRIRPWLKDPQGIYFGGNDMRLSPMALLKIGELYRNGGVHAGKQLLSPEWIDQSWTQRGTSRYTDDRYGYGWFVTDLGGHRAYYGRGYGGQMLYVFPDLEMTVVMTSDPQPPASPSFMQKQNALLEEFVIPAFPLPPASSPQNSQAQR from the coding sequence ATGGCTTTGACCACATCTGCCCGCACGGAAACGTCAGCCCCCTTGTTTCCGGGGCTGGCCGAGCAAGCTGCAGGGCTTGAACGCCTCCATAGCCTGGTGATCGCCGTGGATGGCGAACCTGTATTTTCTCAGGCATTCCGGGGCCCCGGAACGGACAAGCCAGCCAATATAAAATCCCTGTCCAAGACAGTACTCTCTGCCGTCGTTGGCATAGCTATTGACCGTGGGGTATTCGCCAGTGTGGATCAGCCCATTGCAGAGATTCTGGATGTGCCGGCCACTGCCAGTAAACGGGTCAATGAGGTGACCATTGGCAACCTTCTGTCCATGCAGGCTGGTCTGCAGCGCACCTCTGGCCGCTATTACGGCGAGTGGGTCAACAGCGAGAACTGGGTAGACTACGCTCTCAGCCGACCGTTCGTGGCCGAACCCGGTGCTGAAATGCTCTATTCCACCGGCAGTTACCATTTGCTGTCTGCGGCGCTCACCGAGAACACTGGCCGTAGCACTCTTGCGGTCACCCGTGACTGGCTGGGTGAGCCATTGGGCATCCGGATTCGTCCCTGGCTGAAGGATCCCCAGGGCATTTATTTCGGGGGCAACGACATGCGCCTGTCTCCCATGGCGCTGCTTAAAATCGGCGAACTGTATCGTAACGGCGGCGTGCATGCCGGCAAGCAACTGCTTTCGCCGGAGTGGATCGACCAGTCATGGACCCAGCGTGGCACGTCCCGGTATACCGATGACCGCTACGGCTACGGCTGGTTCGTGACCGACCTGGGAGGGCATCGCGCCTATTATGGCCGTGGTTATGGCGGGCAGATGCTGTACGTTTTTCCGGATCTGGAAATGACAGTGGTCATGACGTCTGATCCACAACCGCCTGCGTCACCGTCTTTCATGCAGAAACAGAATGCGCTGCTGGAAGAGTTTGTTATTCCTGCTTTCCCGCTTCCCCCTGCTTCCTCGCCTCAAAACTCTCAAGCTCAACGTTGA
- a CDS encoding DUF2721 domain-containing protein: MTLTTPALLFPAISLLLLAYTNRFLVLAQLIRQLKQMDTEEDHALIARQISMLRKRILLTKRMQAYGVLSFFLCTMSMFVLFVGAELAGAIAFGISLILLSISLLYSLYEIVISTNAINVELESFEARKQGEAGKQE, encoded by the coding sequence TTGACACTGACCACCCCCGCTCTGTTGTTCCCGGCGATTTCATTGTTGCTGCTGGCCTACACCAATCGCTTTCTGGTACTTGCCCAGCTGATCCGCCAGCTCAAGCAGATGGACACGGAAGAGGACCACGCCCTGATCGCCAGGCAGATCAGCATGCTGCGCAAACGCATTTTGCTGACCAAACGCATGCAGGCTTACGGTGTGCTGAGCTTTTTCCTCTGCACCATGTCCATGTTCGTGCTGTTTGTGGGGGCAGAGCTTGCCGGCGCCATCGCGTTCGGCATCAGCCTGATATTGCTTTCCATATCCCTGCTGTATTCACTGTATGAAATCGTGATCTCAACCAACGCCATCAACGTTGAGCTTGAGAGTTTTGAGGCGAGGAAGCAGGGGGAAGCGGGAAAGCAGGAATAA
- a CDS encoding glycine cleavage T C-terminal barrel domain-containing protein — MAVKFEQVAQEYPQQRAGAARQPDSVDQSDRRVPINLRQSGPTPVEMLISTRVRKSPYWHLSYEAGCWRATVYNRMYHPRGYVHPEDGGAMVEYESLINDVTMWNVAVERQIQVKGPDAERFVNYVITRDATKIKPMRGKYVILCNEEGGIINDPVLLRVAEDEFWFSLSDSDLEFWLRGVNIGMGFDVSIAEIDVAPVQIQGPRSEALMADLFGEGVKDIPYYGLMEGQVAGHDVIVSQTGFTGEKGYEIYLKEATKYAEDLWYTVLAAGEPHNLRVIAPAHHRRIAAGILSWGQDVDQETLPFQCALAYQVPRNKDADYIGKQKLEKAREQVDAGRPPFSHIMVGIRFGGAPVTDYANDFWLISGPDGGEPEGYVTSPWYSPELETNIALAYVPFDLRAVGTHLTVHLPVEYAAADGSTSVEAEVVEVPFRPSVNPNARERARAKGIDFAD; from the coding sequence ATGGCCGTTAAATTCGAACAAGTAGCTCAGGAATATCCGCAACAACGGGCGGGCGCCGCGCGCCAGCCTGACAGCGTCGACCAGTCTGATCGTCGCGTTCCCATCAACCTGCGCCAGTCCGGTCCTACGCCGGTGGAGATGCTGATTTCCACACGGGTCCGCAAATCGCCGTACTGGCATCTGTCCTATGAGGCTGGCTGCTGGCGGGCAACCGTTTACAACCGTATGTATCACCCCCGGGGTTACGTCCACCCGGAAGACGGCGGTGCCATGGTGGAATACGAATCCCTGATAAACGACGTCACCATGTGGAACGTGGCGGTGGAGCGCCAGATCCAGGTCAAGGGCCCGGATGCAGAACGCTTCGTGAACTACGTGATCACCCGGGATGCCACGAAGATAAAGCCCATGCGCGGCAAGTACGTCATCCTGTGCAACGAGGAGGGCGGTATCATCAATGACCCGGTGCTACTGCGGGTGGCCGAGGATGAGTTCTGGTTCTCCCTGTCCGACAGTGACCTGGAGTTCTGGCTGCGGGGTGTGAATATCGGTATGGGCTTCGATGTCAGCATCGCGGAAATCGATGTGGCACCGGTACAGATCCAGGGACCCAGGTCCGAGGCACTCATGGCCGATCTTTTCGGTGAGGGGGTGAAAGACATTCCCTACTACGGGCTGATGGAGGGCCAGGTTGCCGGCCACGACGTGATCGTTTCCCAGACCGGCTTCACCGGAGAAAAGGGCTACGAGATATACCTCAAGGAAGCCACCAAATACGCCGAGGACCTCTGGTATACCGTGCTTGCGGCGGGTGAGCCCCACAATCTCCGGGTTATCGCCCCTGCCCATCATCGCCGGATCGCCGCGGGCATTCTCTCCTGGGGCCAGGATGTGGACCAGGAAACCCTGCCGTTCCAGTGCGCCCTGGCTTACCAGGTACCGCGCAACAAGGATGCGGACTACATCGGCAAGCAGAAGCTTGAGAAAGCCCGCGAGCAGGTCGATGCCGGTCGTCCGCCCTTCAGCCACATCATGGTGGGTATCCGCTTCGGCGGCGCACCGGTGACTGACTATGCCAACGATTTCTGGCTGATCAGTGGCCCTGACGGCGGCGAGCCCGAGGGCTATGTCACGTCACCCTGGTATTCCCCGGAACTGGAAACCAATATCGCACTCGCCTACGTGCCATTCGACCTGCGCGCCGTCGGCACGCACCTGACGGTCCACTTGCCGGTGGAGTATGCCGCAGCGGACGGCTCAACCAGTGTTGAGGCAGAAGTGGTGGAAGTGCCGTTCCGGCCGTCGGTGAACCCCAATGCCCGCGAGCGGGCCCGGGCCAAAGGCATCGACTTCGCCGATTAG
- a CDS encoding methylenetetrahydrofolate reductase: MKLASTKQTLNLRDAEATSRLQALVRSASIEATPRQILAAEHLPELLPEGTCVYVPFLPRGQFSDTLAACTRLLEVGMQPIPHVPARMAESRGQLRDWLAELEETHVDRLLLIAGDSDAAAGPFPDTLAVLESGLLAQFRFHGIGVAAHPDGHPMADRATLTQALGIKREYARTTATRLWVVTQFTFDADVVIDWLQSLGNILEEVPVYIGIAGPTRMKTLIAYAAQCGVGASARAMLRRPGSARLLRAWTPDAMVRALVRYCLDNPDTLLRGIHLFPFGGLRQSAQWIQEHSGSIEDQRGQFHESSVQ; encoded by the coding sequence ATGAAACTGGCGAGCACTAAACAGACGCTCAATCTCCGTGATGCGGAGGCGACATCACGGCTTCAGGCACTGGTGCGATCGGCTTCCATTGAAGCGACGCCCCGCCAGATCCTGGCAGCGGAACATCTGCCGGAGCTGCTGCCTGAGGGCACCTGCGTTTATGTGCCGTTTCTGCCCAGAGGGCAGTTCAGTGACACACTGGCCGCATGCACGCGTCTGCTGGAGGTGGGTATGCAGCCGATTCCCCATGTGCCGGCGCGAATGGCGGAGAGCCGCGGGCAGCTGCGAGACTGGTTGGCAGAGCTGGAAGAGACCCACGTTGACCGGTTGTTACTGATTGCCGGTGACAGTGATGCAGCCGCCGGGCCCTTTCCGGACACGTTGGCTGTGTTGGAGTCCGGCCTGCTGGCCCAGTTCCGGTTTCATGGGATCGGTGTCGCCGCCCACCCGGACGGACATCCCATGGCGGACCGGGCAACCCTGACCCAGGCCCTGGGTATCAAACGCGAATATGCCCGCACCACGGCCACGCGGCTGTGGGTGGTGACGCAGTTTACGTTTGATGCCGACGTAGTCATCGACTGGCTGCAAAGCCTGGGCAATATCCTGGAAGAGGTGCCTGTGTACATCGGGATAGCGGGGCCGACGCGTATGAAAACCCTCATCGCCTATGCCGCCCAGTGCGGAGTAGGGGCGTCCGCACGAGCGATGTTGCGCCGCCCCGGCAGCGCCAGACTGCTGCGTGCCTGGACGCCGGACGCCATGGTGCGTGCGCTGGTCCGGTATTGCCTGGACAACCCGGATACCCTGCTTCGGGGCATCCATCTTTTCCCGTTCGGCGGCTTGCGCCAGTCGGCGCAATGGATTCAAGAGCACAGCGGGTCCATTGAGGACCAGAGAGGCCAGTTCCATGAGTCTTCAGTACAATAA
- a CDS encoding formate--tetrahydrofolate ligase, whose protein sequence is MSLQYNKLTSATPTPAEYLPPGTPDIEIARSVQPQSILLLAQQRFGLPGESLVPFGHYKAKLDMAYVDTSATAPRGKLVLVTAITPTPAGEGKTTTSVGLNDGLNRLGVRSSVCLREPSLGPCFGMKGGAAGGGRSQVIPMEDINLHFNGDFHAITTAHNLLASLIDNHIHWGNEAGLDPRYISWRRVMDLTDRSLRNMVCGLGGTLHGVPRESGFDITVSSEIMAILCLADGRADLKERLGNIIIGRRYDMTPVTVRDLGMEGSLTVLLKEALQPNLVQSLEHNPVFIHGGPFANIAHGCNSVTATRAALALNEVVVTEAGFGADLGAEKFIDIKCRQSGLRPDAAVVVCTIRALKMQGGVSRSQMNLPDMDALRKGAANLERHVRNLQQFGLTPVVCINRFPDDTEEEMALVQSISEDLGVRAVPADHWATGGEGATELAQAVLDQMDEGTPEVRFLYEDSLPLADKIRTIASRIYHAGSVEFTTVARRQLEEYESLGFGHLPVCIAKTQYSFSADSSVKGAPSGHMLPVREVRLAAGAGFVVVVCGDIMTMPGLPRRPAALDIALDENGLVVGLT, encoded by the coding sequence ATGAGTCTTCAGTACAATAAGCTGACATCTGCAACACCGACTCCTGCGGAGTATCTGCCGCCGGGGACGCCCGACATCGAGATCGCCCGCTCGGTCCAGCCTCAGTCTATCCTGCTGTTGGCTCAACAGCGTTTCGGGCTGCCGGGCGAGAGCCTCGTACCCTTTGGTCACTACAAAGCCAAGCTGGACATGGCCTATGTGGATACCTCCGCGACCGCGCCCCGGGGCAAGCTGGTGCTGGTCACCGCTATTACCCCGACGCCGGCTGGCGAGGGCAAGACCACCACCAGCGTGGGGCTGAACGATGGTTTGAACCGCCTGGGGGTGCGCTCCTCCGTGTGCCTGCGGGAACCGTCCCTGGGCCCCTGTTTCGGCATGAAGGGCGGGGCGGCCGGCGGTGGCCGGTCCCAGGTCATTCCGATGGAAGACATCAACCTGCATTTCAATGGCGACTTCCACGCCATCACCACGGCTCACAACCTGCTGGCATCGTTGATTGACAACCACATCCATTGGGGTAACGAAGCCGGGCTGGACCCGCGCTATATAAGCTGGCGCCGGGTCATGGATCTGACTGATCGCTCCCTGCGCAACATGGTGTGCGGCCTGGGTGGGACGCTCCATGGCGTGCCCCGTGAATCCGGGTTCGACATCACTGTATCTTCCGAGATTATGGCGATCCTGTGTCTGGCGGATGGGCGCGCAGACCTGAAAGAGCGATTGGGGAATATCATCATTGGCCGGCGTTACGACATGACCCCGGTCACGGTTCGGGATCTGGGCATGGAGGGCTCGCTGACGGTTCTGCTGAAAGAGGCGCTGCAGCCAAATCTGGTACAGAGCCTGGAGCATAATCCGGTGTTTATCCATGGCGGGCCGTTTGCCAATATCGCCCATGGCTGTAACTCCGTAACGGCTACCCGTGCAGCCCTGGCCCTGAACGAAGTGGTAGTCACCGAGGCCGGATTTGGTGCCGATCTGGGCGCGGAAAAGTTCATTGATATCAAGTGCCGGCAGTCTGGCCTGCGCCCCGATGCCGCCGTGGTAGTGTGCACCATTCGGGCCCTCAAGATGCAGGGCGGGGTTTCCCGCAGTCAAATGAATCTGCCCGACATGGACGCGCTCAGGAAAGGAGCGGCAAACCTGGAGCGGCACGTCCGCAACCTGCAGCAGTTCGGACTGACTCCGGTGGTCTGCATCAACCGTTTTCCGGACGACACTGAGGAGGAGATGGCACTGGTTCAATCGATCAGTGAAGACCTGGGGGTCAGGGCCGTGCCCGCTGACCACTGGGCGACCGGCGGTGAGGGTGCTACTGAACTGGCGCAGGCGGTGCTCGACCAGATGGACGAGGGTACCCCGGAGGTCAGGTTCCTCTATGAGGACAGCCTGCCATTGGCAGACAAGATCCGCACCATCGCCAGTCGTATCTATCATGCGGGCAGCGTGGAATTTACAACGGTGGCCAGGCGGCAGCTGGAGGAATACGAGAGCCTGGGGTTCGGGCACCTGCCAGTGTGTATCGCCAAGACCCAATACAGTTTCTCGGCGGATTCGTCAGTGAAGGGCGCGCCGTCGGGGCACATGCTGCCGGTGAGGGAAGTGCGACTGGCGGCCGGTGCCGGGTTTGTGGTGGTGGTGTGTGGCGACATCATGACCATGCCGGGCCTGCCGCGGCGCCCTGCAGCCCTGGACATTGCCCTGGATGAGAATGGCCTGGTGGTGGGGTTAACCTGA
- a CDS encoding GlxA family transcriptional regulator, whose protein sequence is MGMDTGSHINRPSQEPYRVGFLLIENFTLIALATAVEPLRVANQLAGTELYSWKLLTAEGDYARASDGITMVPDGSIQEEHSFDLVIVVAGIDVTRSFSRKEVAWLKQMARRHVLLGAVCTGPYVLASAGLLDGHACSAHWECLEAMQEGFPRVQTNNHLFTVERERMTCTGGTVPMHMMLSFLARRHGKELSNAISHMFVCDRVREDSEQQPMPMHPRLACAQPKLAEAAQLMEANIEEPIELQELAALAGISRRQLERLFLKHLGCTPSRYYLRVRLNRARRLLKQTSCSIVEIASMCGFVSATHFSRCYRKVMGRAPKYERMEVYTRVAGETATAQAMTSLPSSSLQALRRARDEPTYGTFYGSGHGPGEDTGSG, encoded by the coding sequence ATGGGCATGGACACAGGTTCCCACATCAACAGGCCCTCCCAGGAGCCCTATCGGGTCGGCTTCCTGCTGATCGAAAACTTCACTCTGATTGCACTGGCCACTGCGGTCGAGCCTCTGCGCGTAGCCAACCAGTTGGCCGGCACCGAACTCTACTCCTGGAAACTGCTCACCGCCGAAGGTGACTACGCTCGTGCCAGTGATGGCATCACCATGGTGCCGGACGGATCCATTCAGGAAGAACACAGCTTTGACCTGGTCATCGTGGTTGCCGGCATCGATGTCACCCGGAGTTTTTCCCGCAAGGAAGTGGCCTGGTTGAAGCAGATGGCCAGGCGGCATGTCCTGCTTGGCGCTGTCTGTACCGGGCCCTATGTCCTGGCCAGTGCCGGGCTGCTGGACGGGCACGCCTGCAGTGCCCACTGGGAATGCCTGGAAGCCATGCAGGAGGGCTTTCCCCGGGTCCAGACCAACAACCACCTGTTTACGGTTGAGCGGGAACGCATGACCTGCACCGGCGGCACGGTGCCCATGCATATGATGCTCAGCTTCCTGGCACGACGCCATGGCAAAGAGCTCAGCAATGCAATTTCCCACATGTTTGTCTGCGACCGGGTGCGGGAAGACAGCGAACAGCAGCCCATGCCCATGCATCCCCGACTGGCCTGTGCGCAGCCCAAGCTGGCAGAGGCTGCCCAGCTGATGGAAGCCAACATCGAAGAGCCCATTGAACTGCAGGAACTGGCAGCGCTGGCCGGCATATCGCGCCGGCAGCTTGAACGGTTATTCCTGAAACACCTGGGCTGTACGCCCTCACGCTATTATCTGCGGGTACGGCTGAACCGTGCCCGCCGACTGCTCAAACAGACCTCGTGTTCGATTGTAGAAATCGCCTCCATGTGCGGCTTCGTGTCCGCCACCCACTTCAGCCGGTGCTACCGTAAAGTCATGGGACGGGCTCCGAAGTATGAACGCATGGAGGTTTATACCCGGGTAGCGGGCGAGACTGCCACGGCCCAGGCCATGACCAGTCTGCCATCATCCTCCCTGCAGGCGCTCAGGCGCGCCCGCGACGAGCCGACCTACGGTACCTTTTATGGCTCAGGTCATGGCCCGGGCGAGGACACCGGCTCAGGTTAA